The following coding sequences lie in one Apium graveolens cultivar Ventura chromosome 1, ASM990537v1, whole genome shotgun sequence genomic window:
- the LOC141715082 gene encoding bifunctional phosphatase IMPL2, chloroplastic-like translates to MKNIQEEQFSDKILEEFVCVANKGADAAGSVIKNFFWKPTLIRTFNKRHEDGLIVVQAISADLAAEDVMVSVILQNFANHLIFGEEKGWLPEQRDNADFVWVLDPIDGTTSQWRIQLRI, encoded by the coding sequence ATGAAGAACATTCAAGAAGAGCAGTTTAGCGACAAAATTCTTGAAGAATTTGTTTGCGTGGCTAATAAGGGCGCGGATGCTGCTGGTAGTGTGATAAAGAACTTCTTTTGGAAACCTACATTGATTCGAACTTTTAATAAGCGCCATGAAGATGGGTTGATTGTTGTGCAAGCAATTTCCGCTGACTTGGCTGCAGAGGATGTTATGGTTTCAGTGATATTACAAAATTTCGCCAATCATTTAATTTTTGGCGAGGAAAAAGGCTGGTTACCAGAACAGAGGGATAATGCTGATTTTGTGTGGGTTTTGGACCCGATTGACGGGACTACTAGCCAATGGCGGATCCAGCTTCGAATATAA